One Prunus dulcis chromosome 7, ALMONDv2, whole genome shotgun sequence DNA segment encodes these proteins:
- the LOC117634662 gene encoding phospholipase D alpha 1-like translates to MAQTVLLHGVLHTTIYEVDRLMAGGCCIFFCELLKKSVEFGKGSKLYATIDLENARVGRTRLLENATKNPRWRESFHIYCAHKASNVVFSIKEDNAIGAKVIGRAYMPAAELLNGEEVDRWLKILDNNNKPLHGGSKIHVKLCFSSVNEDPNWSRGIRSPEFPGVPYTFFTQRNGCRVTLYQDAHVPDNFIPKIPLAGAKCYEPHRCWEDVFDAISNAKHLIYIAGWSVCTSITLKRDPKRQKPGGDLTLGELLKKKANEGVQVLMLVWDDRTSVRLLKRDGVMATHDEDTESYFHHTKVHCVLCPRNPDNGQSIIQDLEVSTMFTHHQKIVVVDSELPNGGLEKRRIVSFIGGIDLCDGRYDTPSHPIFRTLGTTHQNDLHQPNFAGASITKGGPREPWHDIHCRLEGPIAWDVLFNFEQRWRKQGGKDLLVELRELDDAFIPPSPVIFPQDHETWNVQLFRSIDGGAAFGFPDSPEDAARAGLVSGKDHVIDRSIQDAYINAIRRAKSSIYIENQYFLGSSFSWHSDHTIKVEEVGALHLIPKELSLKIVSKIEAGERFTVYIVMPMWPEGIPESQSVQAILHWQKMTMEMMYKDIVQALQAKGLEANARDYLTFFCLGNREKKRSGEYEPPEKPEHDTDYSRAQQARRFMIYVHAKVMIVDDEYIIIGSANINQRSMDGARDTEIAMGAYQPYHLSTREAARGQIHGLRLALWYEHLGLLDDTFLEPESVKCIRKVNQIAEKHWDLFSCETLDGDLPGHLLSYPIRVAAANGEITELPGTEFFPDTKARVLGSKSELLPSILTT, encoded by the exons ATGGCGCAAACAGTACTTCTGCATGGCGTACTTCATACAACCATCTACGAGGTTGATAGGCTCATGGCTGGTGGTTGCTGCATCTTCTTCTGCGag CTTCTTAAAAAGTCAGTTGAGTTTGGGAAAGGTTCCAAACTCTATGCTACGATTGATTTGGAAAATGCGCGGGTTGGCCGAACCAGACTGCTTGAAAATGCAACTAAAAATCCCCGGTGGCGTGAATCTTTTCATATTTACTGCGCCCACAAGGCTTCTAATGTTGTTTTCTCTATCAAAGAAGACAATGCTATTGGGGCCAAAGTGATTGGAAGAGCTTACATGCCTGCTGCAGAACTCCTTAATGGAGAAGAAGTAGACAGATGGCTTAAGATCTTGGATAATAACAATAAACCTTTACATGGAGGTTCCAAAATCCATGTGAAATTATGCTTCTCAAGCGTAAACGAAGACCCTAATTGGTCTCGTGGAATCAGAAGTCCTGAATTCCCAGGTGTTCCATACACATTTTTCACACAGAGGAATGGTTGCAGAGTTACCCTTTACCAAGATGCTCATGTCCCAGACAATTTCATCCCAAAAATCCCTCTTGCTGGGGCCAAGTGCTATGAACCACACCGGTGCTGGGAAGACGTTTTTGATGCCATTTCTAATGCAAAGCACTTAATATACATAGCAGGTTGGTCTGTATGTACTTCAATCACATTGAAAAGGGACCCAAAGAGGCAAAAGCCTGGAGGAGATTTGACTCTGGGAGAGCTTCTAAAGAAGAAGGCAAATGAAGGAGTTCAGGTCCTAATGCTTGTTTGGGATGACAGAACTTCAGTGAGGTTGCTAAAGAGAGATGGAGTGATGGCTACCCACGATGAAGATACCGAAAGTTACTTCCATCACACGAAAGTTCACTGCGTGTTATGTCCTCGAAATCCTGACAACGGGCAGAGCATTATCCAGGATTTAGAGGTTTCTACCATGTTCACTCATCACCAGAAGATTGTGGTGGTGGACAGTGAATTGCCCAATGGAGGATTAGAAAAGAGGAGGATTGTGAGCTTCATTGGTGGCATTGATCTTTGTGATGGGAGATATGACACTCCCTCCCATCCCATTTTCAGGACTTTAGGCACAACCCACCAGAATGATCTCCATCAGCCCAATTTTGCTGGTGCCTCAATCACAAAGGGTGGACCAAGGGAGCCTTGGCATGACATTCATTGTAGGTTAGAAGGGCCTATTGCCTGGGATGTCCTGTTCAACTTTGAGCAAAGATGGAGGAAGCAAGGTGGGAAGGACTTGCTTGTTGAGCTGAGAGAACTTGATGACGCATTTATACCTCCATCTCCAGTTATCTTCCCTCAAGACCATGAAACATGGAATGTTCAATTGTTCCGGTCCATCGATGGAGGAGCTGCATTTGGATTTCCTGACTCTCCTGAAGATGCTGCCAGGGCGGGTCTTGTTAGTGGGAAAGATCATGTGATTGATCGAAGCATTCAGGATGCATATATCAATGCCATCCGGCGAGCAAAGAGTTCTATCTACATTGAAAACCAGTATTTTCTTGGAAGCTCTTTCTCTTGGCATTCAGATCATACCATTAAAGTTGAGGAGGTTGGCGCTTTGCATTTGATTCCAAAGGAACTGTCTCTAAAGATTGTTAGCAAGATTGAAGCTGGAGAAAGATTTACTGTCTACATTGTCATGCCCATGTGGCCAGAGGGTATCCCAGAAAGTCAATCTGTTCAGGCAATATTGCATTGGCAGAAGATGACAATGGAGATGATGTATAAGGACATTGTTCAAGCTCTCCAAGCCAAGGGGCTTGAGGCAAACGCCAGGGACTATTTGACATTCTTTTGCCTTGGCAATCGTGAGAAGAAGCGAAGTGGAGAATATGAACCTCCAGAAAAACCAGAACATGATACAGATTATAGTAGAGCTCAGCAAGCCAGGCGGTTCATGATCTATGTTCATGCCAAGGTGATGATAG TTGATGATGAGTACATAATCATCGGATCAGCCAACATCAATCAGAGGTCAATGGATGGTGCCAGGGACACAGAGATTGCCATGGGAGCCTACCAACCGTATCACCTATCAACCAGAGAGGCAGCCAGGGGCCAAATCCATGGTCTCAGATTGGCATTGTGGTATGAACACTTGGGCCTGCTTGATGACACCTTCCTTGAACCAGAGAGTGTAAAATGCATCAGAAAGGTGAACCAAATTGCTGAAAAGCATTGGGACCTTTTTTCATGTGAGACATTGGATGGTGACTTGCCAGGGCATTTGCTTAGCTACCCCATTAGGGTTGCTGCTGCAAATGGAGAGATCACAGAGTTGCCTGGAACAGAATTTTTCCCAGACACCAAGGCTCGAGTTCTTGGCTCCAAATCTGAGTTGCTTCCATCAATCCTCACTACTTAG